gcatcaccgcgatattgcggttaaccgcgagaccccaacccccccccccccccccccccccccaaaaaaaaaaaaaaaaaacaccgcaaatttattggtaacaaatctttattcttcaaaccatacagcctacatacaacttctacataaaccataaatacagcataacaagtgaacatatgctgcctgtataattcgtcattgtacagctaacctgtctttttccgtgcagactttttgaaggaggagcttgtccgcctcccccttctccatccatagatctattttagggctggcccgaatagcggttttgagctcacgatattcggcagtaattggtagcgaatattctaatattcgtttaaaaaaaaaagacgaattaatccacagcaaaattttccactgacccccggccccgaaaaaaatatatttctcacccctttcctcgggccgttcgggctcaaggctcaagaagtctgtgataggcgtctgttttttttttattcacactcttcttatttctcattaaatatctactagagattatatctgtacagtatcatttatttcacttccctcctgaatatttggagtgcattatgtatccttatgttgtgtagttatgtagttttcaccccagaatttctgctgctgcccaggcttcggctgcatcgcagggcaggagcgcagctgcgttacggctatttcgtttgaattgtgcagtgcagagtattacagattttgtatttttgcacttgggctattagctcaatattaaatatttcgtttgtttataaattattttatattcttaaaccatgttaaattatattcgattggaggaaattaattcagacatcatttcttttttgtcccgttaccgttccgcaaaaaaaaatccttcttttaatcccgcatcagcccgccacatacacagttttgccgcacctgccccgcggtcctaaataaatttaataaattacatttagtgcttaaaattaaaaaaaaatatttattaaaaccgcgcgcggtcacgtttcttaccacattacaaaaaaaaaatcggtgtgtgtgtgcgcgtgtcggtccattctccgctccttttttgtgcttagggttttttttgttgcgtgcatgagaatcactgcgtgattattacaattttcttaactatttattaatgtgctcccacatcctctggattgattaaactcctgttcccgccaataacaattcagttctgtctgtgccgcaagatatcctgacgggacccgcgtcatataatatgttgattaaaatgtcgtgacgttaagaaatcggctcgcaagagacaaccgaccaaaaaaaagacattagttccattttaaaataatagaaacctgtcctttatgtttgacaatttttgtttcactttacgtgtccttactcatctgaagtttatttatctgaactgagtttcatatggttatatttgtagcggttctgaactcagttccgcgtgctgtgaaagagacaaggcgcagcgcattttacctcagacttggtcagataacaacatttcagtaaagatggtggttatagttttatatcattgctttgctgtttgaactacacttcaaccaaccttactatttttaccaagactgaggcgcaatgccgcgcgttctccgcggtgctcacgcagaacagccagcagccagacaatgaattaatatattttactttctcaaaatgtgaccacggaacaccttacatggctctatggtttaccttgaggtgggtgaattagtttgatgtgttggcgagaggtgcagacaccactttccggcaaatcttgcagatgattctcttctgttctgagtctttttcttccttttttctcaacttactgagcctgccctgtagcttccatttccgagccaatattagtgctgctaatcttcactctcttcagcagcctcaatggagacgaagtgagcaggacctcaatgagtaccacgcaccgcgttttgcttaacccattcgctgccgcgccagtgcagcggcagcacagataaatgacaaaaaaatttatattcgatattatgaattttgagatcgtttgacaccaatatctatcgcgatcaaaatatatttgatatattgcacagccctatagtgtaggacttacacttgacatattaatactgaattcaccacagttgtgcttatatggagcattttactaccgctcaaaacgcagtcaatcagatttgacagccataaaaaaatgcggtaatgacggtaatgagctcatcaccgcggtgacgtcccataaccgcggtattgcggtaataaaattatcgtcacagccctactgTCAGCTGATCTGTTGATTTGCTGTGTCTTTTTATGTCTATCACACCACAAAATTGAACAGTACATACATAATTTATTCTTTCAATGCCAACTGCAAAATATCAGTACAGAATCACATAAAAGTAATGCAAAAGTGAAATAATATTAGCCAATTAGCTGACACACTCATTAAGACTCTCACAAGTACTGCTCCAACATTAATACTAGAgtcaagactagcacatgcctcctctgatatatgtgaagtcagaccccaTCTAGCCATCCAAaatgaccaattgtgctctcttatggtctggctgctgatggcaagcagcaaggtcacccaggattcaaaccagttaTCCTCGGTTAACATTGCGACGGAACTTTAGTCACTTGGAACACCTGGAGCCCGAATgctaaatgattcaaaataataCAATGAATAGTTCTACTATTCTATtgcaactgtaaagcatggtggtggcagcctcAAATGTATAAGGAAAAATACCTTTCAGTATCGTACAGAAAGAggattatttgcaaaaaataaatagagcTAAAACTTGGTCACAGACATGTCACATATACAACAATACAATGATCTTGTCTTTCAGTTAATAACAAAATGACATAAGGCATTAAGGTCAATGTGAGTATTTTAACAAACTTGTGCAGGGCAGCTCTAAGTGAAtgatttaaagcaacagtcttcATATTTGTTTTTCTATCAAACTGGATGCAGTAGTATTCTTATGCTGGGTGCGGATAAAATATTCTTGTTAATGTGGCCTGATACAACTATCCCTGCAACgtgtattatatgtttattatacaAACTGGTCTGGcaggttttttgtttttaatttaacagtATGTCATAAAGGTGAAAAATATAATATTCGTAATATATtcgtaaagcatttttttttttaattttgatccACTGCATCCACAAGTACATACCACAAACTAActatgtattaaaaatatacagcAATTAACTTTTACCTTTTCATTTCAGACCACATTCAACATTCCTTCTGCCCCAGGTATCCCAAGAGACTATGGATTGAGGAGCAAGCCTTCTGCAATGCTTTCCCCTTTCACATTGTCTTTGACCAAAACGTaagacttcttttttttcttctgtaagaTCTGTTAAAGCAAGCAGTGCGATTAATTTACACTGGAATGTGAGATTTGGTACTGGTTTGTTTCCATCTCTGCAGCTTGTAGTAAAACACACAGGAGTGAACATCCAGAAGTTTGTGCCGGGGCTGCAGAAGACAGGCTGCCGCCTGGATGAGTACTTCAGCGTGGTCCATCCTGAGGTCACCCTTAACATCCACAGCATCAAGAAGTTCATCAACAGCCAGTTTGTGCTGAAAACAAGGAGGGAGATGCTTCCTGAGAGCCTCCAGAATCAAACCATGCTCAAACTGAGAGGTTACTTTTCCTGTATAAGTAAAACATTTTCAGTATTAAAAGGGTGATTATTCGAAGTCATGAAAATCTTAATATtgcttaatatttaatttaattagggCATGGACGTCTGCACTGCTGTAGTAATTCGTATGATATTGCTAAGTATATAACATATAGAAGGAAATGCTGGATTGCAACACAACATTCCATACATCTCAGTGCATTGTAGAGTTGTAGAGCctagtggatgaagctgttgcagagtctggtagtggaggctctgtttGTTGAGGAGTCTAACTGCctagtggatgaagctgttgcagagtctggtagtgaaggctcgGATGCTCCTCTATCTTCTATCGGCACTCCATGCAAGTCAGACAATCTGCCAGCCTAttgataaatatacagtaccagtcaaaaatttgttTACACCTCTGATAATTTAATGgatttaattttctatatttcttattattttctacattggtGATTATTATTTAAGACATCataactatgaaggaacacatatgccaTTATAAATTCAGCAAAAAATGTTAACAAGCCAAATGTTGccttgttttatactttagatttttatttcatGCCAACTTTTCCCACTGTATTATTCTCTCAGACAGCTTCATAAGGTAGAACCTGTGttggttctccaactgtcttaaaaGAGTTCCTAGGGGTACTGAGCACTGGATAACTGCCCTTTCTTCACTCTATGATTTTTCTTGTGTACTACCTATTAGGGGTTGTTGATATGGCcgtaaaatattatcacaatatttcagggtaacAATGTTCTTTGCaatgtgacaaaacactgaatttaaaagtgAATAAtttcaagaacacactactgcaataaaagtaatattaaatcttattttatgatattattgcatattatatgatatgacacaaCGCTAATTAAACTTTTTACCAAGTTGTGACAGTGGTCAATGATCCTACATGTCATGATACTGATAATGCACACTGTATATCCAGGAtcgaagtaaaataaatgatactgaacagatagaacctgtctatagtagatatttaatgggaaatgtgaacagtgtgaattttacttttgctaCAAACAGTAAAGAGGATAGCccaaatggccctaaaataatatcacaaaatttcagtgtatttttccaATAACGATATTTATGTTGACTATATTTCTACTTATAATATTATGATATGGTGCACCCCTACTACTTATTGCATATGTGTTTCTACAtagcttttaattttttaatattaatatacaacgtattaaataatacaaataaagaacaatgagaaagttattaataaaaaagtatcctcaagttcagacctttaaacattatgatgaaactggcacgcATCAGGACCGCTTCACAAAAGGAAGGCCAaaagttatctctgttgcacaggataagttcatcagagttaccagcctcaaaaacagcAAGTTACCTGTACcccaaataagagcacctaaatgcttcaccaagtattttggtttgtttaacacttttaagtcactacatgattccttatgtgttccttcatagtgtggatgagttcagtattcatttacaattgaATGGGAAGGTATGAGAAGGTATTCCTATACCCCTCATATATCCCTACTTTTCGTCTGTTTATATTTCAGGTCAGATGGTATGGATGGAGTCTCTGCACTGCATGGTGTATCTGTGTTCTCCAAAGCTGCGTAGTCTGCAGGAGCTTGAAGAGCGAGGGCTGCACCTGGCTGATATTGCTCAGCACGACACCACGCGCGACCTCATCCTGCTCAACCAGCAGCGACTGGCTGAGATTGAACTGTCCAACCAGCTGGAGCGCAAGAAGGAGGAGCTGCGCATCCTCTCACGCAACCTGGAGGTGGAGAAGAAGAAGACAGAGACGCTGCTGTATGCCATGCTGCCACGCCACGTGGCCAACCAgttaaaggaggggaagaaggttGATGCTGGTACTGTAATGTAGTCAAGATGCAGTTCTTTATCTCAGACTTTATCGCAAAATACATCTGAACACTGGGTTGATTTGAGGTTGGTTTATGTTCTCACATGAAATTTACCACTAATACCAAAGACACTGAAAAGTGCAGATGTGAAACCGCCCCAACCGACCAGTCTCAGCAGAGATGTACTTTAGTGCCTCTTGTAATCTAGTTTAATTGAATAATGAATTGGAAAAAGGCCATGATTCTGATCATGGTCACAACAGCATGAAATAGGTCAGTTACATATTTGTTCAAAATAAAAACTGAAGCCACATTGAGGTCAGGAGGAACCTAAATCATCTAATCAGTGAGATATCTATAATTATgttacagttagttccgaccctgcaatgtgattggcggAGAGGCGTTccgtgagtgccattatcagccggtaatgaaCTGTAaatgaagctctccatgtattactccgccacatacatgttcccagagttacaaggggaagcgGGGGGagataaaattagcttttattagctttcattttaatttcatttttccgttccaccttaaattctccAGCCTCTGCTGTCAGTTACACCACTTAAGGTAAACTACTATCAAATTGTATGCATATTATGaagaaaatatacataaaataattatactacacattaaactatgttaatatagtggttatcatcattttgaacaaaaaaatgctcaaacgggtgtttttctttgtttcttcttcCTTCTTGCCTCTGCCATCTTAGGAGTGATTCTTCTAGCCCTCTGTTTTAAAAATTCCACCCTACCCCTAGGTGTGCAAacgcaaaacagaggggcagAGCTAAGGGGTAGAGCCAAAGCGTGAAATAGGATTGGGTCTAAGTGTGCCTTAAAAACAACCTGAACTAAAGCTTATCTCAAAAACAAACCTTAACCCAAAGCCTAACAAGCATTGATTAAAATCTATCACAActaattacagtttaattctaaAATTGTTTTGCATCAGGCTGATTAATTATTTTgtcataatatattttttttaatgttacttCCCCCTCCAGGAGAGTTCAAGGTGTGCACCATTCTCTTCAGTGACGTGGTCACCTTCACAAATATCTGCGCAGCCTGTGAACCCATCCAAATAGTCCACATGCTGAACTCCATGTACTCAAGGTTCGACCGCCTCACCAATGTCCACGATGTCTACAAGGTTAGAAAAATACAACATCATTATGTTTCTACTTCAAGGCTCATGAAACGTGTCTAAGTAATTGTAAGGCCGTTCCAGAACATCTAAAAGGTTTTCCAAGGTCAAACAAAGAGCATGAAATTGCTTGATGATaaagatttaacaaaaaaaaaaattatatatatatatatatatatatatatgtatgtatttttttatggtttGCTGGTGCAGTTACAAGCAATTCAATCACAAGGTATGCAGTCCATTCACTGGCTACATGAAAGGTATATGATTTAAAGAGGATAAATGTATAATTAACTGCAAATAATATCACAAACAACTGGCTGAAAAGATCAATGCAGCCCTGTCCCTGAAATCACATTCCTGTGCTTTCATTACAGGTCGAAACCATTGGCGATGCCTATATGGTCGTTGGCGGTGTGCCCATACCGAAGGACACCCACGCTGAGCGTGTGGCAAACTTTGCCTTGGGCATGACAATTGCTGCTAGGGAGGTGACAAACCCCATCACAGGAAAACCAATACAGGTACCAGATATTATCTCTTATCGCTCAATTATGGCGGTGAGTCAAGTACAATTTCCGATGTCAAAGCCTACTCTATAAGAACTAATGACCCCAAATTTAATTGTAAGTGAGTTTATGTGTAGATGTGGTCAGTATGATGATATTGTATCAATCAcagtttcaaaaaaaaaaaaataataaaatagagttAAAAATATCTGagattatatttaaaaacaaaaagcagtAGTTTATGATTTGGCATGGCCATCCCTgcaacttacagctctggaaaaataagaccacttaaaaatgaaaaccaTCCTCTTGTCCTGTTGGTTCAGTTGGTGGacaattctcagtccagcagtgacactgaggtgttcaaaaactccagcagcactgctgtaactGATCCAGCAATTCATATcaatacaacacacactactaacacctgATCTGTGGTTGTCCTATTGATTCCTGACTAATAAGGAACAGGGAAAAATGAGGACAATAAAGTGTGTAGAGAAACAAAGAGGACAACAGGACTctgactgtactgtgtatataatgAAAATGTCTTTACTTTATTGCTCACCCCATTGTGTGTGTGCTTCAGATCAGAGTGGGTCTACACACTGGTCCTGTGCTGGCTGGCGTAGTGGGTGAGAAGATGCCCCGGTACTGCCTTTTTGGAGACACAGTCAACACGGCCTCTCGAATGGAGAGCCATGGTGTCCCAGACCATATACACCTGAGCCCTTTTACCTACAGGTAtcattctactttttttttttttttttcaagaaaaattagaatatcattgaaaagttactttgtttcaataattcagttcaaaatgtgaaactcgtataatatattgatgtattacacacagagtgatctatttatggcttacagccaatgaaaactctgcactgactttggacttgatgtaacacagtggatcaacaccaacagatgacatgtttctccaaaccatcactgatcatcactaaattttacatttcatttggaaaccagagatcagagtctggaggaagagtggagagacatacAGTCCAAGCtccttgaggtctagtgtgaagtttccacaatcagtgatggttgggagagacatgtcatctgctggtgttggtccactgtgttacttcaagtccaaagtcagtgcagtgttttcccggacatttcattttatggagatgtggatttcattttcctgcaggacttggcacactgcccacactgccaaaagtaccaaatggtcttatataatattctaattagcTGATTTTTGGATTGTCATTGTCTGTAAGCATTAATCATAAactataacagaaaaaaacacttaaaatagatcactctgtatgtaatacatatatatactatatgaggttcacattttaactgaattactgaaataaactaacttttcaataatattctatttttttagatgcacctgtagttTCATATTATCTTCTATTAAAGTGTTTGCAGGCTCCAGTGTACTTAGTCCATGGGATTTTCTTAAAAGCTCCATCTGATTTATCTTGAGTTAATAATTGCTGGTGAGTACATCTTGACCCAATATGATGCAGAATGTGATCTCTAACATGGCGGTTCTCTGTTCTTTCATCTGTTTAGTGCTCTGAAGGATAAAATGTTTGAAATTCGTGAACGAGGTGAGATCCAGGTGAAGGGCAAAGGCTTGATGGACACCTACTTCCTGATTCAGAACCTGCAGCTGTCAGAAGATCAGATCATGGGCAGGGGGAAGGAGGAGACGTGTGTGTACAGAGATAATCAGCAGGAGGAGGAGCATGGACCAGACAGTAGGGACACTCTTCATATAATCTTCATAACCTTCACTTAATGGCTGTGGCAAATCAGGGGGAGGAAGCATCCATTTACCTTCTGGCAAAACAAAAATATAGGCTCATATGAAACACACCTCTATCTGAAGGAAACATGACTTTGTTTGAAGTACACAAATACCAATATGGCTGTATTCCAGTCGGGTGCTTTTACAACCCAATGAGTAATATGTATGACATGATGAGAACAATGTACTTATCAAAATATGTGAGCACTGAATGTAAATTGAGGCAACCACAGTAATAAAATCAGCGCTATTGAGTCCACTGTccacaaacaaagaaaataaccATTAGACATTATCCTGATTTATCGGCAgttaaagtggcccaaatcaaaAATGAAACATGACTCAGATTCAGTCTGTTTTTACCATTTACACTGCTACACAAATGACACATCTGCCACGTATGATGAAAACATCAGATCATATTTACTTGCTGTGTGAATTTAGCCATAAGGAGTGACTTATAACACTCATTTTTTGAATGATTCTCTCattaatatctttaaaaaaacaatgcatAGTAAAATGAACTCCTACCTATTTCAGATAAGACAGCAGAAGAGCAGAACAACGTTTCGGAAGTGGAGGAAGAGAGGACATCTTCCATCAAAGAGGAAAGCAGGAGCTCCTCTGCCCACCTCTCAGCTGACGACCCCTCACCCGATCCCTCTGCTGATATTACTTCTAGTGTCTCGGCAGTCCATTATCATGTACCGGATTACTTTGCACCCGTAGACGATGGTCTTCCTCCAGAAAACATCAGCATCAACTCCCGCCTCTGTACAGTGCTTTAGATAAACTATGCTTATTCAAAGCATCTGCTGGAGACATCCTCAAGCTGGCCCACAGCAGGACACTCCAATACCtactttttcttatttatttttatttatttatatttattcagtagATGGCTTAGACATAATACTTCTGGGAGATAAAGAGGCATGGAATAggtcaatatatcaatattcaaatatatacaaatttatttttaattttacccCATATTCCTTCCAATCTGATACAAGTCAGCCACTGACTCTTTTAGAACTGCCTCTGATGTAGCATCATTGGTTAGCTAGCGCGTTCAGAGCAAAAAAGCGCAGTGACCCAGCTcaaatacatcagcttacagatgcctgtgctgaccgacatcacatTTAGAGTATTAGAAAGATACACATTCAGGAGAaaacatggccaattgtgctctctctcggactccggctgctgatgacaagAAGCGTGGTCCAGGATACAAACTGGCAATCctctgattatagtggcagtgtATTAGTTTCCCACTTTAGCAACATAGTTTATTAacttttatgtataaaaattaattaatatagttGCATGATCATTTAAGTATTTAACTTAGGCCTACTTAAAGAGCCTCAATCACAACATCTCAAAGAAGAATTTTGGCTGtattaaaacgtaaaaaaaaaagtacttatctttgttgaatagccctcctccACTCtgccgcagctttctgagatccagtgtTTTGTACACTTTGCCCAAACAAGCTTTTAGAATGAGTGAAACAGGGCATGCCTTGCACCTGCAGATAAACCACTTTTTTCAGGCTCTTTTCGTTATTCaggctccacacctcattggtagaacctggagagccctgacatttaaaacgagacattcaTAACTTTAAACTGcacaaaatgtttattaaaagccactgtttaaacCCCATTCcgtaggtaaatctctgggcgccgccatttgaaatttaagtcacaataagtcagcCGTCGAGCATGAATAGGAAAACTTTTTGTGCAATATTTATTAACttgtaatttgttgttggtttttTGCATTCTACTATCGACTATAACCAGatatttttagcaacagctggaattcatgtatttccaaggaattaattttgcaatctgctcaacaAGCCTACCTATTCTTTTTGCTggacggttgacttattgtgacttaaatttaagatggtggCACCCGGAGATTTACCTACACTACGGgctgtaaacagtggcttttaataaactttttgtattttaaatctCCTGATTCTACCTATGAGTAGAATGGAGCTACTATGAGGCGCAAGGGGGGCACTTATTAtccattctaaaagcctgtttgggcaaagtgcacacatttctgtatctcagaaagctgcaggagagcgaaggtgggctatttaacaaagataagtactttttatcgcATTTTAaaacacccaaagtccattttacattggAGTTTTCCTTCAGCCTTAATAGAAATGTCTGCAGATGTCTCTTTTTGAAAACCAAATTAAGGTCACTACAAACAAAAAGACAGCAATGGCTATGAGAGTGATGGGGAGATTCAGGGTCATCCTACCCAACCAAAGAAAGTAAGTCATGGAGAGCTTTAATATGTACCACCAATATGTCATCAATTGTACTTTATTGTAAATATTAGATATTAGGGTTTAAG
Above is a genomic segment from Astyanax mexicanus isolate ESR-SI-001 chromosome 23, AstMex3_surface, whole genome shotgun sequence containing:
- the gucy1b2 gene encoding guanylate cyclase soluble subunit beta-2; its protein translation is MYTLPSQWEKITSHGHVQSCPVPEHPGHRCNGQPTHSRLRGNSVAYGFINTCLRTLVVEKFGEETWEKLRLLAEVQDTFMTYEIYDDVITLRLVQEACKMLDVSSEVVLKLFGEYFFSFCKMSGYDTMLRTLGGNLVEFIENLDALHSYLALSYEEMNAPSFRVERTNDGRTLLHYYSDRKGLHYIVPGIIEAVAKDFFGSKVTMTILEQPKEQERTGKREHVIFLMTQTSEGAKGEEAHLNGGDGTVERKVMSGKIPFNHIQHSFCPRYPKRLWIEEQAFCNAFPFHIVFDQNLVVKHTGVNIQKFVPGLQKTGCRLDEYFSVVHPEVTLNIHSIKKFINSQFVLKTRREMLPESLQNQTMLKLRGQMVWMESLHCMVYLCSPKLRSLQELEERGLHLADIAQHDTTRDLILLNQQRLAEIELSNQLERKKEELRILSRNLEVEKKKTETLLYAMLPRHVANQLKEGKKVDAGEFKVCTILFSDVVTFTNICAACEPIQIVHMLNSMYSRFDRLTNVHDVYKVETIGDAYMVVGGVPIPKDTHAERVANFALGMTIAAREVTNPITGKPIQIRVGLHTGPVLAGVVGEKMPRYCLFGDTVNTASRMESHGVPDHIHLSPFTYSALKDKMFEIRERGEIQVKGKGLMDTYFLIQNLQLSEDQIMGRGKEETCVYRDNQQEEEHGPDNKTAEEQNNVSEVEEERTSSIKEESRSSSAHLSADDPSPDPSADITSSVSAVHYHVPDYFAPVDDGLPPENISINSRLCTVL